From a region of the Methylocystis hirsuta genome:
- a CDS encoding DUF1178 family protein gives MIRYSLICDAGHSFDSWFRDSAGFEKQAAEGQIACPFCDSTKIARDVMAPNIAKPRDDAAQDLRMKLRELHDTVVAHTEDVGDRFPEEARAMEDGETERRAIRGRATFEEAKALLEEGIEILPIPGLPSDSN, from the coding sequence ATGATCCGCTACTCCCTCATCTGCGACGCCGGGCACAGCTTCGACAGCTGGTTTCGCGACAGCGCAGGCTTCGAAAAGCAGGCGGCCGAAGGGCAGATCGCCTGCCCCTTCTGCGACTCGACGAAGATTGCGCGCGACGTCATGGCGCCCAATATCGCCAAGCCGCGCGACGACGCGGCGCAGGATCTGCGCATGAAGCTGCGCGAGCTGCACGACACGGTGGTCGCGCATACCGAGGACGTCGGCGACCGCTTCCCCGAGGAGGCGCGCGCCATGGAGGACGGCGAGACCGAGCGACGCGCCATCCGCGGCCGCGCCACCTTCGAAGAAGCGAAGGCGCTGCTCGAAGAGGGAATCGAGATTCTGCCGATCCCGGGTCTGCCCAGCGACAGCAACTGA
- a CDS encoding DUF1214 domain-containing protein, with the protein MDLKPYANYLRAASAMIAGVGIGLFATVLSLNAGYGFNSLRAGAWTAWPHIGGADIDPYARAVISRSGEAPLGRDQGLAFIARADSDGAPLSAECEYRIIDPLPAARFWTIALASPDGRLLANPTERYGYSSVDILRSEGGAFEIDVAREARPGNWLSPGGAKDFVVMLRLYDTPLDIESAPDPNSFPKIVKLGCA; encoded by the coding sequence TTGGACCTCAAGCCTTACGCAAATTATCTGCGCGCCGCCTCGGCGATGATCGCCGGGGTCGGCATCGGCCTGTTTGCGACGGTCCTGTCGCTCAACGCCGGCTATGGCTTCAATTCTTTGCGCGCCGGGGCGTGGACCGCCTGGCCGCATATCGGCGGCGCCGACATCGACCCTTATGCGCGGGCGGTCATCTCGCGTTCTGGAGAAGCGCCGCTTGGCCGCGATCAGGGACTGGCCTTCATCGCGCGCGCCGACTCCGATGGCGCGCCGCTCAGCGCCGAATGCGAATATCGGATTATCGATCCCTTGCCGGCCGCGCGCTTCTGGACGATCGCGCTGGCGAGCCCCGACGGCCGGCTGCTCGCCAATCCCACCGAGCGCTACGGCTATTCCTCGGTCGACATTCTGCGCAGTGAGGGCGGCGCCTTTGAGATCGACGTCGCGCGCGAGGCGCGGCCCGGCAATTGGCTGTCGCCGGGCGGGGCGAAAGACTTCGTCGTCATGCTGCGGCTCTATGATACGCCGCTCGACATTGAGTCGGCTCCAGATCCAAATTCCTTTCCAAAAATCGTGAAACTCGGATGCGCCTGA
- a CDS encoding CobW family GTP-binding protein, with protein sequence MNDLTKAAASRATRSAPPPIPLTVITGFLGAGKTTLLNRLLASPALAETLVLINEFGEIGLDHLFIEKIDGDMVMMSSGCVCCSIRGDLVNTLEDLLKRLDNGRIKPFKRVVLETTGLADPAPILHTIMSHAYLMMRYRLDGVVTLIDAVNGEATLDAHEEAVKQAAVADRLVIAKTDLPQGAERVDALKARLARLNPGALQLDAAKGEATPEALINCGLYDPATKTPRVKEWLNAEAVETAQAHDHADHDHEHHHDHEHETHGHRHDVNRHDAHIRAFCFSAETPLTPASFDIFIDLLRHTHGPRMLRVKGIVALADDPSRPVAIHGVQHVFHPPHRLDAWPDADRRTRIVFIVKDLDEGFVHGLYGALVNHPAPDRPDAQALTDNPLAPRPGGLFG encoded by the coding sequence ATGAACGATCTGACCAAGGCCGCCGCGAGTCGCGCGACGCGCTCGGCGCCGCCGCCAATTCCGCTGACCGTCATCACCGGCTTCCTTGGCGCCGGCAAGACCACGCTACTTAACCGACTGCTCGCCTCGCCGGCGCTCGCCGAGACGCTCGTCCTGATCAATGAGTTCGGCGAAATCGGCCTCGACCATCTCTTCATCGAGAAGATCGACGGCGACATGGTGATGATGAGTTCGGGCTGCGTGTGCTGCTCGATCCGCGGCGATCTGGTGAACACGCTCGAAGATCTGTTGAAGCGTCTCGACAACGGTCGGATCAAACCGTTCAAGCGCGTCGTGCTGGAAACGACTGGCCTCGCCGATCCCGCGCCGATCCTGCACACGATCATGTCCCACGCCTATCTGATGATGCGCTATCGGCTCGACGGCGTCGTTACGCTCATTGATGCAGTTAATGGCGAAGCGACGCTCGACGCGCATGAGGAAGCTGTCAAACAGGCCGCCGTCGCGGATCGGCTCGTCATCGCCAAGACCGATCTGCCGCAAGGCGCCGAGCGTGTGGATGCGCTGAAGGCGCGGCTGGCGCGGCTCAACCCGGGCGCCCTACAGCTCGACGCCGCCAAGGGCGAAGCGACGCCCGAGGCGCTGATCAACTGCGGCCTCTACGATCCTGCGACCAAGACCCCGCGCGTGAAGGAGTGGCTCAACGCCGAAGCGGTGGAAACAGCGCAGGCGCATGATCACGCGGACCATGACCATGAGCATCACCATGATCATGAGCACGAAACGCATGGCCATCGCCACGACGTGAACCGGCATGACGCGCATATCCGCGCCTTTTGCTTTTCCGCCGAAACGCCACTGACGCCAGCCTCCTTCGACATTTTCATCGACCTTCTGCGCCACACGCATGGGCCGCGCATGTTGCGCGTCAAGGGAATCGTGGCGCTGGCCGACGATCCGTCGCGCCCCGTGGCGATCCATGGCGTGCAGCATGTCTTTCACCCGCCGCACCGCCTCGACGCTTGGCCCGACGCGGACAGACGCACGCGCATCGTCTTTATCGTCAAGGATCTCGACGAGGGCTTCGTCCACGGACTCTACGGCGCGCTCGTCAATCACCCTGCGCCCGACCGTCCGGACGCGCAGGCGCTCACCGACAATCCGCTTGCGCCGAGGCCAGGCGGCCTGTTCGGCTAG
- a CDS encoding NAD(P)/FAD-dependent oxidoreductase, producing MPAPVVIVGASFSGLACAQALAERGVATTIIERKTEPGEKPHTTGILVREAVDEVDWLGPLPKHIARRVDGVRLYAPNMRSIDLSAPGYYFLASDTPELMRLLANRCEANGVRIRYGAPFTKATPQANGYALPDGAEACYLVGADGPKSHVAKTLSLGENRQFIFGVEHEYEGVDFDASDRLHCFIDRRLAPGYIGWIVAGVGVTQVGLARRFDIGSAAEAKSAMAAFLKKIAPIADFRDRAPANVRAGLIPCGGLVSPLAAPRALLVGDAAGMVSPVTAGGIHTALRHGRAAGVAIADFLDGRAPDPAQWLPRSYPRFRLKRTLRWSYDNFQSDAAFNLLLRSSAMRAAASVVFFHRMRAR from the coding sequence TTGCCCGCTCCCGTCGTCATTGTCGGCGCCAGTTTTTCTGGACTGGCCTGCGCGCAGGCGCTCGCTGAACGCGGCGTCGCCACAACCATCATTGAACGCAAAACCGAACCCGGCGAAAAGCCGCACACGACAGGCATTCTCGTGCGCGAGGCGGTGGACGAGGTCGATTGGCTCGGGCCGCTGCCGAAGCACATCGCGCGACGCGTCGACGGGGTGCGGCTCTATGCGCCCAATATGCGCTCCATCGATCTTTCCGCGCCGGGCTATTATTTTCTCGCATCCGACACCCCGGAGCTGATGCGCTTGCTGGCGAATCGTTGCGAAGCGAATGGCGTGCGTATTCGATATGGCGCGCCCTTCACCAAAGCGACGCCGCAGGCGAATGGCTATGCGCTGCCGGATGGCGCGGAAGCCTGCTATCTCGTCGGCGCCGACGGCCCGAAGTCGCATGTCGCGAAAACGCTCTCGCTCGGCGAGAATCGTCAATTCATCTTCGGCGTCGAACACGAATATGAAGGCGTCGATTTCGACGCGAGCGATCGTCTGCACTGCTTCATCGATAGACGCCTGGCGCCGGGCTACATCGGCTGGATCGTCGCCGGCGTTGGCGTGACGCAGGTGGGACTCGCGCGCAGGTTTGACATCGGCTCCGCTGCAGAAGCGAAGAGCGCCATGGCTGCTTTTCTAAAAAAGATCGCGCCCATCGCCGATTTTCGCGATCGCGCGCCGGCGAATGTGCGCGCGGGGCTTATACCATGCGGCGGCCTCGTTTCGCCGCTCGCGGCGCCGCGCGCGCTGCTTGTCGGCGACGCCGCCGGCATGGTCTCGCCCGTCACGGCCGGCGGCATTCACACGGCGTTACGTCATGGACGCGCCGCCGGCGTCGCCATCGCCGACTTTCTCGACGGACGCGCACCGGACCCAGCGCAATGGCTGCCAAGGTCTTATCCGCGGTTTCGGCTGAAGCGGACTCTACGCTGGAGCTATGACAACTTCCAAAGCGACGCGGCGTTCAATCTGCTACTGCGCTCTTCCGCCATGCGCGCCGCCGCAAGCGTCGTGTTCTTCCACAGAATGCGCGCGCGGTGA
- a CDS encoding cation:proton antiporter — MSEFHTIFVISCIAVLAPLLNRIPAFARAPIVAIEVLLGMLVGPSGAGLVAADGAVNFLMEFGLVYLFFQAGFEFNQKEITGKPLRLGFFAWLVSLSLSVVISGLLYLVGLVEAPLLVALILPTTAFGILIPVLRQAGDLDNEFGRYVLGVAAVSELGPLILASIVLAQHNHHLHQTLLSALFIALGLAAIFFLKTVRSDRLAENIVYWLGDGELLPIRIALVVLLGFVSFADRLGMELVVGSYMAGMAVAVLVRGTKAEILNDRLTAIGSGFLIPLFFIESGASFDFVALVRSPATVALFAFFCVAFLLIRLAPLNLFRGTVPERDMPALALLSSTTLPLVVALTYLGVGRGQLAPETASALVGAAMVTVTAFPTLAFWLRGTRQPSRLESSISSIAHAVADWFSSQAAGAFAKLPPRWIETLQDAERRVSDLFNRP; from the coding sequence ATGAGCGAATTCCACACGATCTTCGTCATCTCCTGCATCGCCGTGCTCGCGCCGCTGCTCAACAGAATTCCGGCTTTCGCGCGCGCGCCGATCGTCGCCATCGAAGTGTTGCTGGGCATGCTTGTCGGCCCAAGCGGGGCGGGGCTGGTGGCGGCGGACGGCGCCGTCAATTTTTTAATGGAGTTTGGCCTGGTCTATTTGTTTTTTCAGGCGGGCTTCGAGTTCAATCAGAAGGAAATAACCGGAAAGCCGCTTCGCCTGGGATTTTTCGCATGGCTCGTTTCATTGAGCCTCTCGGTTGTTATTTCCGGACTGCTTTATCTTGTTGGACTCGTGGAGGCGCCGCTTCTCGTCGCGCTGATCTTGCCGACCACAGCGTTCGGCATATTGATCCCCGTTTTGCGGCAGGCTGGGGATCTCGATAATGAATTCGGACGCTATGTCCTTGGCGTCGCGGCTGTCAGCGAACTTGGACCGCTCATTCTCGCCTCGATCGTTCTGGCGCAACACAATCATCATCTCCACCAGACGCTCTTAAGCGCGCTTTTCATCGCGCTCGGGCTTGCCGCGATCTTTTTTCTCAAGACCGTGCGTTCGGACCGACTCGCCGAAAACATTGTGTATTGGCTCGGCGACGGCGAGCTTCTGCCCATTCGAATCGCGCTCGTCGTTTTGCTTGGCTTCGTCTCATTCGCCGACAGGCTGGGCATGGAGCTTGTGGTCGGCTCCTATATGGCGGGCATGGCCGTCGCGGTCCTGGTGCGGGGCACCAAAGCCGAAATCCTCAACGATCGTTTGACCGCCATCGGCTCCGGCTTTTTGATTCCGCTCTTTTTTATCGAAAGCGGCGCGTCATTCGACTTTGTGGCGCTCGTCAGGAGCCCCGCGACCGTCGCGCTCTTCGCGTTTTTTTGCGTCGCCTTCCTGCTCATTCGTCTCGCGCCGCTGAATCTTTTTCGCGGGACGGTGCCCGAGCGGGACATGCCGGCGCTGGCGCTGTTGTCGTCGACCACCCTGCCGCTTGTCGTCGCACTCACCTATCTCGGCGTCGGGAGGGGACAGCTGGCGCCAGAGACGGCGTCCGCGCTCGTGGGCGCCGCGATGGTGACCGTCACGGCGTTCCCGACGCTGGCCTTCTGGCTTCGTGGAACGCGTCAGCCGTCGCGCCTTGAGAGCAGCATTTCGTCGATCGCTCACGCCGTCGCCGATTGGTTCTCGTCGCAAGCGGCCGGCGCATTCGCCAAACTGCCGCCTCGATGGATCGAGACGCTCCAGGACGCCGAGCGTCGCGTCTCCGATCTGTTCAACCGCCCTTAG
- the grxC gene encoding glutaredoxin 3 produces the protein MAPRIEIYTTPTCPYCLAAKRLLTQKGTEFEEISVAWDPLGRRRMSQRANGRSTVPQIFIDDKHIGGCDELHALEGEGKLDALLAGGATP, from the coding sequence ATGGCCCCCCGCATCGAAATCTACACCACGCCGACCTGCCCCTATTGCCTTGCCGCGAAGCGGCTGCTGACGCAAAAGGGCACCGAGTTCGAGGAAATCTCGGTGGCGTGGGACCCGCTCGGACGCCGGCGCATGAGCCAGCGCGCCAACGGCCGCTCGACGGTGCCGCAGATCTTCATCGACGACAAGCACATCGGCGGCTGCGACGAGCTTCACGCGCTCGAAGGCGAGGGAAAGCTCGACGCGCTCCTCGCCGGCGGAGCGACGCCATGA
- a CDS encoding transglycosylase domain-containing protein — protein sequence MLERFQASAFAKRVRRILLAIDALVDSAMFQSGRRARELYEDFSTFMERFHVSGLARVGVELSCEALTLGLGAGIVAMALASSAFQMTSDENWLKQTDLAVTFLDRYGAEVGQRGIKHDDAVPLEQYPDHLIKAVLATEDRRFYEHFGIDVIGTLRALTVNARSSGVVQGGSSISQQLAKNLFLSNERTITRKINEAFLALWLEHHLTKREILKLYLDRVYMGGGAFGIQAAAEFYFGKSVKDVTLSEAAMLAGLFKAPTKYAPHVNLPAARARANDVLNNLVDAGFMTDSQIIAAQRSPATPIDRARETSPDWYLDYAYGEIRKFAQDGKLGDNRVLSVRTTLDSNVQKRAEDVIETNLREQGRSFHVKQSAAVVMEPDGAVRAIVGGRDYGASQFNRATDAARQPGSSFKPYVYLTALMTGRFKPTTIVTDRPTCIGNYCVHNYSGGYAGSMPLAMALAKSLNTVAIQLSQAIGKGDSRIGRAKIIETCRRLGITTPLEDTPSLPVGQSDVIPLEHSAAYGAFVNGGKKVTPYAAVEIRNRQGDLLYRHDRDAPPQAQAVPFDKVVELAGMMKKVVEEGTGRRAQLGEGIDVIGKTGTTNGYKDAWFCGYSGTMGGCVWYGNDDNAPMNNMTGGTLPAGTWHDIMAYAHQGATLKPIVGLRPDPKGATAAVNANVVKPLELGAPQRPATLSKGAMQALESLQMKIKAVGGDKQSGLEAPEPAASDVDRREAQRASGAADGVIR from the coding sequence GTGTTGGAGCGTTTCCAGGCTTCTGCTTTCGCCAAGCGTGTCAGGCGCATCCTGCTCGCGATCGATGCGCTGGTCGATTCCGCCATGTTCCAGAGCGGGCGGCGCGCCCGCGAGCTCTATGAGGATTTTTCGACCTTCATGGAGCGGTTCCATGTCTCCGGCCTTGCCCGGGTCGGCGTGGAGCTCTCCTGCGAAGCGCTGACGCTCGGCCTCGGCGCCGGCATCGTCGCCATGGCGCTCGCCTCCTCGGCGTTCCAGATGACCAGCGACGAGAATTGGCTCAAGCAGACCGATCTCGCCGTCACCTTCCTCGATCGCTACGGCGCGGAAGTCGGCCAGCGCGGCATCAAGCATGACGACGCCGTGCCGCTCGAGCAATATCCCGATCATCTTATCAAGGCGGTGCTGGCGACGGAAGACCGCCGCTTCTACGAACATTTCGGCATCGACGTGATCGGCACGCTGCGGGCGCTGACCGTCAATGCGCGGTCATCGGGCGTGGTGCAGGGCGGCTCCTCCATCAGCCAGCAGCTCGCCAAGAATCTTTTCCTTTCGAATGAGCGCACCATCACCCGTAAGATCAATGAGGCCTTTCTGGCGCTGTGGCTCGAGCATCATTTGACGAAACGGGAAATCCTCAAGCTCTATCTCGATCGCGTCTACATGGGCGGCGGCGCTTTCGGCATCCAGGCGGCGGCCGAATTCTATTTCGGCAAGTCCGTCAAAGACGTCACGCTCTCCGAGGCGGCGATGCTCGCGGGCCTCTTCAAGGCGCCGACGAAATATGCGCCGCACGTCAATCTGCCGGCGGCGCGCGCGCGGGCCAATGACGTCTTGAACAATCTCGTCGACGCGGGCTTCATGACCGATAGCCAGATCATCGCGGCGCAGCGCAGTCCGGCGACGCCGATCGATCGCGCCCGCGAGACGAGCCCCGACTGGTATCTCGATTACGCCTATGGCGAAATCCGCAAATTCGCGCAGGACGGCAAGCTCGGCGACAATCGCGTGCTCAGCGTGCGCACCACGCTCGATTCCAACGTCCAGAAGCGCGCCGAAGACGTCATCGAAACCAATCTGCGCGAGCAGGGCCGCAGCTTCCATGTCAAGCAGAGCGCGGCGGTCGTCATGGAGCCGGACGGCGCCGTGCGCGCCATCGTCGGCGGCCGGGATTACGGCGCAAGCCAGTTCAACCGCGCGACCGACGCCGCGCGCCAGCCGGGCTCCTCTTTCAAGCCCTACGTCTATCTCACCGCGCTGATGACCGGCCGTTTCAAGCCGACGACCATCGTCACCGACCGGCCGACCTGCATCGGCAATTACTGCGTCCACAATTACAGCGGCGGCTATGCCGGCTCCATGCCGCTCGCCATGGCCCTGGCGAAATCCTTGAACACGGTCGCCATTCAACTGTCGCAGGCGATCGGCAAGGGCGATTCGCGCATCGGCCGCGCCAAGATCATTGAAACCTGCCGACGGCTCGGCATCACCACGCCGCTCGAAGATACGCCTTCGCTTCCGGTCGGACAGAGCGACGTCATTCCCCTCGAACATTCCGCCGCCTATGGCGCCTTCGTCAACGGCGGCAAAAAGGTCACGCCTTACGCCGCCGTCGAAATCCGCAACCGCCAGGGCGATCTGCTCTATCGCCACGATCGCGACGCGCCGCCGCAAGCGCAGGCGGTGCCGTTCGACAAGGTCGTCGAACTCGCCGGCATGATGAAGAAGGTCGTCGAGGAAGGCACCGGCAGGCGCGCGCAGCTCGGCGAGGGCATCGACGTGATCGGCAAGACCGGCACCACAAATGGCTATAAGGACGCTTGGTTCTGCGGCTATTCCGGAACGATGGGCGGCTGCGTCTGGTACGGCAATGACGACAACGCGCCGATGAACAACATGACCGGCGGCACGTTGCCGGCAGGCACCTGGCACGACATCATGGCCTATGCGCATCAAGGCGCGACCCTGAAGCCCATTGTCGGCTTGAGGCCGGATCCCAAGGGCGCGACGGCCGCCGTGAACGCCAATGTCGTCAAGCCGCTCGAACTTGGCGCGCCGCAGCGTCCCGCGACCCTGTCCAAGGGCGCGATGCAGGCGCTCGAATCGCTTCAAATGAAGATCAAGGCTGTCGGCGGCGACAAGCAGAGCGGGCTCGAAGCGCCTGAACCCGCCGCATCCGACGTCGATCGGCGCGAGGCGCAGCGCGCGAGCGGCGCCGCCGACGGCGTCATCCGTTAA
- a CDS encoding ComF family protein: protein MTRLVKEGLLRALARAGNALLDLIYPPSCLVCRRAVAAHGAICAECWRDIAFIERPYCERLGTPFERDLAQPGLISLEAAANPPAFGRARAVARYDSDKARALAHRLKYYDRLELAEPMGRWMARAGAELLADADVIVPIPLHRLRILARRFNQSAALAQAIARESAVPVETLALQRVKPTAPQVGLTRAQRAANLSGAFRVDPERADGIHGRNVVLVDDVLTTGATANAATRALLKAGAARVDLLVFARAVTSA, encoded by the coding sequence ATGACGCGGCTCGTGAAGGAGGGTCTGCTTCGAGCCCTTGCGCGGGCGGGAAATGCGCTTCTCGACCTCATCTATCCGCCGTCCTGCCTCGTCTGCCGAAGGGCGGTCGCCGCCCATGGCGCGATCTGCGCCGAGTGCTGGCGCGACATCGCCTTCATCGAGCGTCCCTATTGCGAACGGCTCGGCACGCCGTTCGAACGCGACTTGGCGCAGCCGGGGTTGATCTCGCTGGAAGCGGCCGCCAATCCGCCGGCGTTCGGCCGCGCCAGGGCCGTGGCGCGCTACGACAGCGACAAGGCCCGCGCTTTGGCGCACCGGCTGAAATATTACGACCGGCTGGAGCTCGCCGAACCGATGGGCCGCTGGATGGCCCGGGCCGGCGCCGAACTCCTCGCCGACGCCGACGTGATCGTGCCCATCCCCTTGCACCGGCTGCGGATTCTGGCGCGGCGGTTCAACCAGTCGGCGGCCCTCGCGCAGGCGATCGCGCGCGAGAGCGCCGTGCCGGTGGAGACCTTGGCGCTGCAGCGCGTCAAGCCGACGGCGCCGCAGGTGGGGCTGACGCGGGCGCAGCGCGCCGCCAATCTCTCCGGCGCCTTTCGCGTCGACCCGGAGCGGGCGGACGGCATCCACGGGCGCAATGTCGTGCTCGTCGACGACGTGTTGACCACCGGGGCGACCGCCAACGCCGCGACTCGCGCTTTGCTCAAGGCGGGCGCGGCGCGCGTCGATCTCCTCGTCTTCGCGCGGGCCGTGACAAGCGCATGA
- a CDS encoding DUF1254 domain-containing protein → MRLNIPDRYLDLLPWLFATLLVAGIVHVVSVLLMPTVAPNDALARLATYVKSAAPAEGLVMLPQMSPGAETLPFEDPAFAEAVCVYDLAKGPLRVKTSVDGEDFLGLSFHANAGRIYHSMTDRSAIKGKIDIVVGDARQIDALTSADEGDAPPPQEVRLTAPAKRGFILIRSLAKRASDQERARGRLSAISCQRFDLPQG, encoded by the coding sequence ATGCGCCTGAATATTCCCGATCGCTATCTCGACCTTCTGCCGTGGCTGTTCGCGACGCTGCTCGTCGCGGGGATCGTGCATGTCGTTTCGGTGCTGCTGATGCCGACCGTGGCGCCCAACGACGCGCTGGCGCGACTTGCAACCTATGTGAAGAGCGCCGCGCCGGCGGAAGGCCTGGTGATGCTGCCGCAGATGTCGCCCGGCGCCGAGACGCTGCCCTTCGAGGATCCGGCCTTCGCCGAGGCTGTCTGCGTCTATGATCTCGCCAAGGGTCCGCTGCGCGTCAAGACCAGCGTCGACGGCGAGGATTTTCTCGGGCTCTCATTTCACGCCAACGCCGGCCGCATCTATCATTCGATGACCGATCGCTCGGCGATCAAAGGCAAGATCGACATCGTCGTCGGCGACGCGCGCCAGATCGACGCGCTGACGAGCGCCGATGAGGGCGACGCCCCGCCGCCGCAGGAAGTGCGGCTCACGGCGCCGGCGAAGCGCGGTTTCATTCTGATCCGCTCGTTGGCGAAGCGCGCCTCCGACCAGGAGCGCGCGCGCGGCCGTCTGAGCGCGATCAGCTGCCAGCGTTTCGATCTGCCGCAGGGGTAA
- a CDS encoding YcgN family cysteine cluster protein has product MALKKGKNAPDHAVGGRNRPNPNHVTVERAEKPGSSFPRRALPVEAAPTETPFWEKPLSDLTRAEWEQLCDGCGRCCLVKLEDEDTGAIYHTSVACKLLDQQSCRCGDYPRRRRYVPDCVRLTLEKLADIPWLPPTCAYVLRFRGKPLPPWHPLISGDPESVSRAGVSARGRIEAGEDDVETDDLPDFIRLWPKRWPKKARW; this is encoded by the coding sequence ATGGCGTTAAAAAAAGGCAAAAATGCCCCAGATCACGCTGTAGGCGGGAGGAACCGCCCGAATCCGAATCATGTGACCGTCGAGCGCGCCGAAAAACCGGGTTCGAGTTTTCCGCGGCGCGCCCTCCCGGTCGAGGCCGCGCCGACCGAGACGCCATTCTGGGAAAAGCCGCTGTCTGACCTCACCCGCGCCGAGTGGGAACAGCTGTGCGACGGCTGTGGCCGCTGCTGTCTGGTGAAGCTCGAAGACGAGGACACGGGCGCGATCTATCACACGAGCGTCGCCTGCAAATTGCTCGATCAGCAGAGCTGCCGCTGCGGCGACTATCCGCGGCGACGGCGCTATGTGCCGGACTGCGTGCGGCTCACGCTGGAGAAGCTTGCGGATATTCCCTGGCTGCCGCCGACCTGCGCCTATGTGCTGCGCTTTCGGGGCAAGCCGCTGCCGCCGTGGCATCCGCTGATCTCCGGCGATCCGGAAAGCGTCTCACGCGCCGGCGTGTCTGCGCGCGGCCGCATCGAGGCCGGCGAAGACGACGTCGAGACCGACGATCTGCCGGACTTCATCAGGTTATGGCCGAAGCGTTGGCCGAAGAAGGCGCGGTGGTGA
- a CDS encoding serine hydrolase — MIFSKSTMVAATSVLLIVFGAAAPARATPSIVVDVASGAVLSHDQATASWYPASVTKLMTAYVALEAVRQGRISLETPVMMSPRACSMAPSKMGFRPGSEVTLHNALVMLMVKSANDIAVAIAEGVSGSVEAFADEMNRHSAALGMTQSIWVNPNGLPDARQVTSARDLAILGRALYLQFPEHANLFNIGAMQLGKQIIPTHNHLLGRYAGADGMKTGFTCSAGFNLVASATRGGRRLIAVVLGAPNPILRTAKTAALLDRGFQSGAAVASLASMPSSGPTAAPDLRESVCHHRGPAAAEFMAEIEDASVPVGSGVPLLDTLGGAPQQQMNAKEIAHLPRPRFEPVSVYVGRAPGYAGPVARARAPGAPVGEQPDLAAYASQPEAGDASASPISKPAPDAISLRRAKHAKAAKAARAAKAAKAAKAETAKVDDVVADEPAPKPKAARSATKPKVAAPHAAAQKPAASKAHSTAEQGKS, encoded by the coding sequence ATGATCTTCTCGAAATCCACAATGGTTGCGGCGACGAGCGTATTGCTGATCGTGTTTGGCGCCGCCGCGCCTGCCCGCGCGACCCCGTCGATCGTCGTCGATGTGGCGTCGGGGGCCGTGCTCTCGCATGATCAGGCGACCGCCTCCTGGTATCCTGCCTCGGTGACGAAGCTGATGACGGCCTATGTCGCGCTCGAGGCGGTGCGCCAAGGGCGCATCTCGCTCGAGACGCCGGTGATGATGTCGCCGCGCGCATGCAGCATGGCGCCTTCCAAGATGGGCTTCAGACCCGGCTCGGAAGTCACCCTGCACAATGCGCTCGTCATGCTGATGGTGAAATCCGCCAACGACATCGCCGTCGCCATCGCCGAAGGCGTGTCCGGCTCGGTCGAGGCCTTCGCCGACGAGATGAACCGCCACTCCGCCGCCCTCGGCATGACGCAGTCGATATGGGTTAACCCCAACGGCCTGCCCGATGCGCGGCAGGTCACTTCGGCCCGCGACCTCGCCATTCTCGGCCGCGCGCTCTACCTGCAGTTTCCCGAACACGCCAATCTGTTCAACATCGGCGCGATGCAGCTCGGCAAGCAGATCATCCCCACGCATAACCATCTTCTCGGCCGCTATGCGGGCGCCGACGGCATGAAGACCGGTTTCACATGTTCGGCAGGATTTAATCTTGTCGCCTCCGCCACGCGCGGCGGCCGACGTTTGATCGCCGTCGTCCTCGGCGCGCCCAATCCGATTCTGCGCACGGCGAAGACGGCGGCGCTGCTCGATCGCGGCTTCCAGAGCGGCGCGGCTGTCGCCTCTTTGGCGTCTATGCCCAGCTCCGGCCCAACGGCGGCGCCTGACTTGCGCGAGTCCGTGTGCCACCACCGCGGCCCGGCGGCGGCGGAATTCATGGCGGAGATCGAGGACGCCTCGGTCCCGGTCGGCTCCGGCGTTCCGCTGCTCGACACGCTCGGCGGCGCTCCACAGCAGCAGATGAACGCCAAGGAAATCGCGCACCTGCCACGCCCGCGTTTTGAGCCTGTATCCGTCTATGTGGGACGCGCGCCGGGCTATGCCGGGCCGGTGGCGCGAGCCCGCGCGCCGGGCGCGCCGGTCGGCGAGCAGCCAGATCTTGCCGCCTATGCGTCGCAGCCGGAGGCCGGCGACGCCAGCGCCTCCCCGATCAGTAAGCCGGCGCCCGACGCCATATCGCTGCGACGCGCCAAACACGCCAAGGCCGCGAAAGCGGCGCGCGCCGCCAAAGCGGCAAAGGCGGCAAAGGCGGAGACTGCAAAGGTCGACGACGTCGTCGCCGACGAACCAGCCCCGAAGCCCAAGGCGGCGAGAAGCGCGACGAAGCCCAAAGTGGCCGCGCCGCACGCCGCAGCGCAAAAACCGGCGGCCTCTAAGGCGCACTCCACCGCCGAACAGGGCAAGAGCTGA